In a genomic window of Telopea speciosissima isolate NSW1024214 ecotype Mountain lineage chromosome 5, Tspe_v1, whole genome shotgun sequence:
- the LOC122662825 gene encoding agamous-like MADS-box protein AGL62, translating into MGRRRIEMKKIDNENYLHVTFSKRRPVLFNMASELSIVCGAEIAILVFSPWGNLYSFGSPSVTSVVDKFLNQHGQPSVATSATHRARINELYGQNVDLVNDLEKAKERSEEVKKWLEEVKQGEAWWEAPIQDMGLLELQRLEVCMEVFKKNVVKRADELLAKYAVVPSPSLTMNPVGVVEPLATARPNLNPKEWRLWF; encoded by the coding sequence ATGGGTCGCCGAAGgatagagatgaagaagatagaTAACGAGAATTATCTACACGTTACCTTCTCAAAACGCCGACCTGTACTTTTCAATATGGCAAGCGAGCTCAGTATTGTGTGTGGTGCTGAGATAGCCATTCTCGTCTTCTCACCTTGGGGCAATCTCTACTCCTTTGGAAGCCCTAGTGTGACCTCCGTCGTAGATAAGTTTCTGAACCAACATGGTCAGCCATCGGTAGCCACCAGTGCCACCCATAGGGCTAGAATTAATGAGCTATACGGACAGAACGTGGACCTGGTGAATGATCTGGAAAAGGCGAAGGAGCGATCCGAGGAAGTCAAGAAATGGTTAGAAGAAGTGAAGCAAGGTGAAGCATGGTGGGAAGCACCTATCCAAGATATGGGATTGCTTGAGCTTCAGCGCTTGGAGGTGTGTATGGAGGTGTTTAAGAAGAATGTGGTCAAACGGGCTGATGAGCTACTGGCCAAATATGCTGTTGTTCCCTCGCCTTCCTTAACCATGAATCCAGTGGGTGTGGTGGAACCTTTGGCAACTGCTAGGCCAAACCTCAATCCAAAGGAATGGCGGTTATGGTTTTAG
- the LOC122662827 gene encoding MADS-box protein AGL42-like, which produces MGRGKIEMKKKDNENYRQVTSSKRRPGLINMASELSIVCGAEIAILVFSPWGSLYSFGSPSVTSVVEKFLNQHALSLGGSKSRSEIERRKKGMGRAKIDNENYRQVTFSKRRPGLFNRASELSIVCGAKIAILVFSPWGNLYSFGSPSVTSVVDKFLNQHGQSSVATGATRRARINELYGQNVDLVNDLEEEKERSEEVKKWLEEVKHGEAWWEAPIQDMGLLELQRLEVCMEVFKKNMAKRADELMAKYAVAPSPSLTMNPVGVVEPLEAGRPNLNPKEWRLWF; this is translated from the exons ATGGGTCGCGGGAAgatagagatgaagaagaaagataatgAGAATTATCGACAAGTTACCTCCTCAAAGCGCCGACCTGGGCTTATCAATATGGCAAGCGAGCTTAGTATTGTGTGTGGTGCTGAGATAGCCATCCTCGTCTTCTCGCCTTGGGGCAGTCTCTACTCCTTTGGGAGCCCTAGCGTGACGTCCGTCGTAGAAAAGTTTCTCAACCAACATG CTTTGAGCCTTGGAGGAAGTAAATCTAGAAG TGAGatagagaggaggaagaagggcatGGGTCGTGCGAAGATAGATAATGAGAATTATCGACAAGTTACCTTCTCAAAGCGCCGACCTGGGCTTTTCAATAGGGCAAGCGAGCTCAGTATTGTGTGTGGTGCTAAGATAGCCATCCTCGTCTTCTCACCTTGGGGCAATCTCTACTCCTTTGGAAGCCCTAGTGTGACCTCCGTCGTAGATAAGTTTCTGAACCAACATGGTCAGTCATCGGTAGCCACCGGTGCCACCCGTAGGGCTAGAATTAATGAGCTATACGGACAGAACGTGGACCTGGTGAATGATCtggaagaggagaaggagcGATCCGAGGAAGTCAAGAAATGGTTAGAAGAAGTGAAGCATGGTGAAGCATGGTGGGAAGCACCTATCCAAGATATGGGATTGCTTGAGCTTCAGCGCTTGGAGGTGTGCATGGAGGTGTTTAAGAAGAATATGGCGAAACGGGCTGATGAGTTAATGGCAAAATATGCTGTTGCTCCCTCGCCTTCCTTAACCATGAATCCAGTGGGTGTGGTGGAACCTTTGGAAGCTGGTAGGCCAAACCTCAATCCAAAGGAATGGCGGTTATGGTTTTAG